The Pseudolabrys sp. FHR47 genome contains a region encoding:
- a CDS encoding response regulator produces MKRQLSSKEEHAFLRATIDNMQQGVAMYDADHKLVTWNERFVEYLEMPEEFLGTDRTFSDYIRYLGARGEFGDDIDIEKELAKRLAVLGTSHSFERTRPDGMVMEVRRDPVPGGGFIAIYSDITERKKQELALRRAMEEAESANKVKSSFLANMSHELRTPLNAIIGYSELLAEDAQDRGDKAALGDLEKISAAGKHLLGLINEILDLSKIEAGKMEVYLERLDLKKTIADVKTIVDPMIGKNGNRLVIECPPDIGTLNTDLTKLKQCLINLLSNAAKFTKQGTVLLRLSRTSEDGRDLVRFDVGDSGIGMTPEQLSRLFQAFTQADSSTTRNFGGTGLGLTITRHFVTMLGGTIDVVSAPGKGTTFSIVLPDREGGAGEVSVADDLGLAPEGVASSITVLIVDDDPAVHDVLSATLGREGYVLLHARDGAEALAIMRKSPPDIVTLDVQMPKIDGWSVLGIMKSEPALEHIPVIMLTIVDDRNLGFSLGASEFMTKPIDRNRLTALLRKLAPAKDSTILIVDDDAHVRELVSNTVRGAGMTPAQAANGREALGWLSNHQPPALVLLDLMMPEVDGFAFLEQVRDIDSMKDVPIVVLTAKDLTDEERAFLAERTLLVLSKSGQPIGTLGAALSALAHRHANHK; encoded by the coding sequence ATGAAGCGACAATTGTCGTCGAAGGAAGAACACGCCTTCCTGCGCGCGACCATCGACAACATGCAGCAGGGCGTCGCCATGTACGACGCCGACCACAAGCTCGTGACCTGGAACGAGCGCTTCGTCGAATATCTGGAGATGCCCGAGGAATTCCTCGGCACCGACCGCACCTTCTCGGACTACATCCGCTATCTCGGCGCCCGCGGCGAGTTCGGCGACGATATCGACATCGAGAAGGAGCTGGCCAAGCGCCTCGCGGTGCTCGGCACCTCGCATTCCTTCGAGCGCACCCGGCCGGACGGCATGGTCATGGAAGTGCGCCGCGATCCGGTGCCGGGCGGCGGCTTCATCGCCATCTACTCCGATATCACAGAGCGCAAGAAGCAGGAATTGGCACTGCGCCGGGCGATGGAGGAGGCAGAGTCCGCCAACAAGGTGAAGTCCTCCTTCCTCGCCAATATGAGCCATGAGCTGCGCACGCCGCTCAATGCCATCATCGGCTACAGCGAGTTGTTGGCCGAGGACGCACAGGACCGCGGCGACAAGGCCGCGCTCGGCGATCTGGAAAAGATCAGCGCGGCCGGCAAGCATCTGCTCGGGCTGATCAACGAGATTCTCGATCTGTCCAAGATCGAGGCCGGCAAGATGGAGGTCTATCTCGAGCGCCTCGACCTAAAGAAGACGATCGCCGACGTGAAGACCATCGTCGATCCGATGATTGGCAAGAACGGCAACCGGCTGGTCATCGAATGTCCGCCGGATATCGGCACGTTGAATACCGATCTGACCAAGCTCAAGCAGTGCCTGATCAACCTGCTAAGCAACGCTGCCAAGTTCACCAAGCAAGGCACCGTGCTGCTGCGGCTGTCGCGCACGAGCGAAGACGGCCGCGATCTCGTCCGCTTCGATGTCGGCGACAGCGGCATCGGCATGACGCCGGAGCAGCTGAGCCGGCTGTTCCAGGCTTTCACCCAGGCCGATTCATCGACCACTCGCAATTTCGGCGGCACCGGCCTCGGCCTCACCATCACCCGGCATTTCGTCACCATGCTCGGCGGCACCATCGATGTCGTCAGCGCGCCGGGCAAGGGCACGACCTTCAGCATCGTGCTGCCGGACCGCGAAGGCGGCGCCGGCGAGGTTTCCGTCGCCGACGACCTCGGCCTCGCGCCGGAAGGTGTCGCCTCGTCGATCACGGTGCTGATCGTCGACGATGACCCCGCGGTGCATGACGTGCTCTCCGCCACGCTCGGCCGCGAAGGTTATGTGCTGCTGCATGCGCGCGACGGCGCCGAGGCGCTGGCGATCATGCGCAAGTCGCCGCCCGACATCGTCACGCTCGACGTGCAGATGCCCAAGATCGACGGCTGGTCGGTGCTCGGCATCATGAAGTCGGAGCCGGCGCTGGAGCATATCCCGGTGATCATGCTCACCATCGTCGACGATCGCAATCTTGGCTTCTCGCTCGGCGCCTCCGAGTTCATGACCAAGCCGATCGACCGCAACAGGCTCACCGCGCTGCTGCGCAAGCTGGCGCCGGCCAAGGATTCCACCATCCTCATCGTCGACGACGACGCGCATGTGCGCGAACTGGTCTCCAATACGGTGAGGGGCGCGGGCATGACGCCGGCGCAGGCCGCCAATGGCCGCGAGGCGCTGGGCTGGCTGTCGAACCATCAGCCGCCGGCGCTGGTGCTGCTCGATCTGATGATGCCGGAGGTCGACGGTTTCGCCTTCCTTGAGCAGGTACGCGACATCGACAGCATGAAGGACGTGCCGATTGTCGTGCTGACCGCCAAGGATCTCACCGACGAGGAGCGCGCCTTCCTTGCCGAGCGCACGCTGCTGGTGCTGAGCAAGAGCGGCCAGCCGATCGGCACGTTGGGCGCCGCGCTGTCGGCGCTGGCGCACCGGCATGCGAACCATAAATAA
- a CDS encoding response regulator — protein sequence MKVLLVEDNEMNRDMLSRRLARNGYEVVMAVDGQQAITMAGSESPDIILMDMSLPVIDGWEATRRVKADPSTKAIPVIALTAHAMAEDEKKARDAGCDDFDTKPVDIQRLVGKINALLDGK from the coding sequence ATGAAAGTACTGCTGGTCGAAGACAATGAGATGAACCGCGACATGCTCTCGCGCCGCCTCGCGCGCAACGGCTATGAGGTGGTGATGGCGGTGGACGGCCAGCAGGCGATTACGATGGCGGGCTCCGAGAGCCCAGACATTATCCTGATGGACATGAGTCTGCCGGTCATCGATGGCTGGGAAGCGACGCGGCGCGTCAAGGCCGACCCGTCGACCAAGGCGATTCCGGTGATCGCGCTCACCGCGCATGCGATGGCCGAAGACGAGAAGAAAGCGCGCGACGCCGGCTGCGACGATTTCGACACCAAGCCGGTCGATATCCAGCGGCTCGTCGGAAAAATCAACGCGCTGTTGGATGGTAAATAG
- a CDS encoding sulfurtransferase TusA family protein encodes MPESARLSAPPHADDEWNAGDLGCGELVLDLRKRLRAMPGSVIKVISHDPGAIEDLPAWCRLTRNELVHHDPVSKSFWIRSRTDWN; translated from the coding sequence GTGCCCGAATCCGCTCGCCTGAGTGCTCCGCCGCATGCGGACGATGAATGGAATGCCGGCGATCTCGGCTGCGGCGAGCTTGTGCTCGACCTGCGCAAACGTCTGCGCGCCATGCCGGGCAGCGTCATCAAGGTGATTTCGCACGATCCCGGCGCGATCGAGGATTTGCCAGCCTGGTGCCGGCTGACGCGCAACGAACTTGTCCATCACGACCCCGTCTCGAAAAGCTTCTGGATCAGATCGCGCACCGACTGGAATTGA
- a CDS encoding DsrE family protein, translating into MPGKFVVSLTSAKDNTDKATVAFVVANAAVASDKKTLVFLSIEGTRLSQKGYADDIHEEGFAALKDLMKNFVEAGGEIYVCSPCFKKRALDENNLIPGAVIVGGAKLVEFMGEGAPSVSY; encoded by the coding sequence ATGCCCGGTAAATTCGTCGTCAGCCTGACCTCTGCCAAGGACAACACCGACAAGGCGACCGTCGCCTTCGTCGTCGCCAACGCCGCCGTCGCCTCCGACAAGAAGACGCTGGTGTTCCTGTCGATCGAAGGCACCCGCCTGTCGCAGAAGGGTTATGCCGACGACATCCATGAGGAAGGCTTCGCGGCGCTCAAGGACCTGATGAAGAACTTCGTCGAGGCCGGTGGCGAAATCTACGTCTGCTCGCCCTGCTTCAAGAAGCGGGCGCTCGACGAGAACAACCTCATTCCCGGCGCCGTGATCGTCGGCGGCGCCAAGCTTGTCGAGTTCATGGGCGAGGGTGCTCCGAGCGTCAGCTACTGA
- a CDS encoding sulfurtransferase TusA family protein — MMTTAHPHPPDVSFDGGDLDCGNGLLLLIRKHIDPMARGQLLEILSTEISVDEDLPAWCRLTGNDLVSFVKDGKQRSFLICKGRLDGRGQNVEKAEARPAIALAARPAPAPAAPPRERRDASPIPSLSVMGIGSWPRPRWMVETMHDYVSGKLDEAAFHETANDAVRLVAAAQDRAGVGVMTDGEQRRDSYASFVATRLDNTQLIPLTDLLPLVDHPEEFERELRALDVPAADVRHPAVFGRIGRSRSLAAHEFDFLRTLTGKPIKIALPGPYLLTRTMWMECLQERAYQSREEIAEDIVAALRAELAELIDAGVSLIQFDEPVLSEVVFSGPKSRPSFMCGALSESRGPEHELAFARDLVNAVVNGMPRERIAVHVCRGNWTPDESVALAGSYAPLIDTLGAMKVGAYLLEMCTPRAGEMELLRQLPDDARIGVGVVNQKCAHTEAIGDIEGKIKEAVDLFGRERVLLHPDCGFATFADNPICGMASAEEKLAAIVSAAERVR; from the coding sequence ATGATGACGACCGCGCATCCGCATCCGCCCGACGTTTCCTTCGATGGCGGCGATCTCGATTGCGGCAATGGCCTGCTGCTGCTGATCCGCAAGCATATCGATCCGATGGCACGCGGGCAGTTGCTGGAGATCCTCTCGACAGAAATCTCGGTCGATGAGGATTTGCCCGCCTGGTGCCGCCTGACCGGCAACGATCTGGTGTCGTTCGTCAAGGACGGCAAGCAGCGCAGCTTTCTCATCTGCAAGGGCAGGCTCGACGGACGCGGCCAAAATGTGGAGAAGGCGGAAGCCCGGCCGGCGATCGCTTTGGCTGCGAGGCCCGCTCCGGCACCGGCCGCGCCGCCGCGTGAGAGGCGCGATGCGTCGCCGATCCCGTCGCTGTCGGTGATGGGCATCGGCAGTTGGCCAAGGCCGCGCTGGATGGTCGAGACCATGCACGATTACGTCTCGGGCAAACTCGATGAAGCCGCCTTCCACGAGACGGCTAACGATGCCGTGCGTCTTGTGGCGGCGGCGCAGGATCGCGCTGGCGTCGGCGTGATGACCGACGGCGAACAACGCCGCGACAGTTACGCCAGCTTCGTCGCCACTCGGCTCGACAACACCCAGCTCATCCCGCTGACCGATCTGTTGCCACTGGTCGATCATCCGGAAGAGTTCGAGCGTGAACTGCGCGCGCTCGACGTGCCGGCCGCCGACGTGCGTCATCCGGCCGTGTTCGGCCGTATCGGGCGCAGCCGGTCGCTCGCCGCGCATGAATTCGATTTCCTGCGCACACTGACCGGCAAGCCGATCAAGATCGCGCTGCCGGGGCCGTATCTGCTGACGCGTACCATGTGGATGGAGTGCCTGCAGGAGCGCGCCTATCAGAGCCGCGAGGAAATCGCCGAGGATATCGTCGCCGCCTTGCGGGCCGAGCTTGCCGAACTGATCGATGCCGGCGTGTCGCTCATCCAGTTCGACGAGCCCGTGCTGTCCGAGGTGGTATTCTCAGGCCCCAAGAGCCGGCCGAGCTTCATGTGCGGCGCGCTGTCGGAATCGCGCGGCCCCGAGCATGAGCTCGCCTTCGCGCGCGATCTCGTCAACGCCGTGGTCAATGGCATGCCGCGCGAGCGCATCGCCGTCCATGTCTGCCGCGGCAACTGGACGCCGGACGAATCCGTGGCGCTCGCCGGCAGCTACGCGCCGCTGATCGATACGCTCGGCGCTATGAAGGTCGGCGCCTATCTGCTGGAGATGTGCACGCCGCGCGCCGGCGAGATGGAGTTGTTGCGCCAATTGCCGGACGACGCCCGCATCGGCGTCGGCGTGGTCAATCAGAAATGCGCCCACACCGAGGCCATCGGCGACATCGAAGGCAAGATCAAGGAGGCCGTCGATCTCTTCGGCCGCGAGCGCGTGTTGCTGCATCCCGATTGCGGCTTTGCCACTTTCGCCGACAATCCGATCTGCGGCATGGCCTCCGCCGAGGAGAAACTCGCCGCCATTGTCTCTGCGGCAGAGCGCGTGCGCTGA
- a CDS encoding RSP_7527 family protein: MTMPTNHAFETRMQIDRVVRQAQAARAATIRASAHNFVAAIKRLFTALRPQAAH, encoded by the coding sequence ATGACCATGCCGACCAACCACGCCTTCGAGACCCGCATGCAGATCGATCGCGTCGTCCGCCAGGCCCAGGCCGCCCGCGCCGCGACCATCCGCGCCAGCGCCCACAACTTCGTGGCAGCGATCAAGCGCCTCTTCACCGCCCTTCGCCCGCAGGCTGCGCACTAA
- a CDS encoding LysR family transcriptional regulator — translation MDATSDLRVFVRVMDRGNFSQAAKDLGLTPSAVSKLVSRLEDRLGVRLLERSTRRLALTPEGETFLVRARRIVADIEEAEAEVARVRGAPRGKLRINSGTAFGLHQLTLALPDFLARYPEIDIELSITDRLVDLIEEQTDIAVRSGHIPEGPFVQRKLADLQRVICAAPSYLKQRGTPQTAADLQAHDCIVVAGPGLSRWPFKTRAGIDVVSVRPRVITDNAEAALRMALEGGGIVRLSDVIVGDPLQTGKLVPLLTATHHVEPFPLAAIYPTGRNRLPRVAVFIEFLRERFGHAPWRVPEIPAPPV, via the coding sequence ATGGACGCCACCTCGGACCTGCGGGTTTTCGTCCGCGTCATGGATCGCGGTAATTTCTCTCAAGCAGCCAAGGACTTAGGGCTGACGCCCTCGGCCGTGTCGAAGCTGGTGTCGCGGCTCGAGGACCGGCTTGGCGTCAGGCTTCTGGAAAGGAGCACGCGCCGGCTGGCGCTAACGCCGGAAGGCGAGACCTTTCTCGTGCGAGCCCGCCGAATCGTCGCCGATATCGAGGAGGCTGAAGCCGAAGTTGCCCGGGTGCGGGGCGCGCCGCGCGGCAAGTTGCGCATCAATTCCGGTACCGCATTCGGCCTACACCAGCTCACTTTGGCGCTGCCGGACTTCTTGGCGCGCTATCCCGAGATCGACATCGAACTCTCGATCACCGACCGGCTGGTCGACCTGATCGAGGAGCAGACCGACATTGCGGTCCGTTCCGGCCATATCCCGGAAGGGCCGTTCGTCCAACGCAAGCTCGCCGACCTGCAGCGTGTCATCTGCGCGGCGCCGTCCTATCTCAAGCAACGCGGCACGCCACAGACCGCCGCCGACCTCCAGGCGCATGACTGCATCGTCGTCGCCGGTCCGGGGCTGAGCCGATGGCCTTTCAAGACGCGCGCCGGCATCGATGTCGTTTCCGTGCGGCCGCGGGTCATCACCGACAATGCCGAAGCCGCGTTGCGCATGGCGCTAGAAGGCGGCGGCATCGTGCGGCTGTCCGACGTTATCGTCGGCGATCCGCTGCAGACGGGCAAATTGGTGCCGCTGCTCACGGCGACGCATCACGTCGAGCCGTTCCCGCTGGCGGCGATTTATCCGACCGGTCGTAATCGGCTGCCGCGCGTCGCGGTGTTTATCGAATTCCTGCGCGAGCGCTTCGGCCACGCGCCGTGGCGCGTTCCCGAAATTCCGGCGCCACCGGTTTAG
- a CDS encoding AraC family transcriptional regulator yields the protein MAVTSTIVASGPGWQVTDVVCGSGPRDKPFEEQHDGVSIAAVMRGSFQYRTRQGSAVLVPGALLLGNAGACYQCGHEHAVGDRCLAFHMTPQCYEEAVAETAGARSITLSRASLPPLPQLVAVLADAQAARDDGDAEAFDELRMRLTGAVASLLAPPSRRRAPSAQDERRITSALRHIERHAEDKLGIAALARLAAMSPYHFLRTFRQVVGVTPHQFILRTRLYRAASRLRSGDEQIASIAFDCGFNDLSTFNRRFRRVTGVTPGDYRIGKRTA from the coding sequence ATGGCGGTGACATCGACCATCGTGGCGTCGGGTCCGGGCTGGCAGGTGACGGATGTCGTCTGCGGCAGCGGCCCGCGCGACAAGCCGTTCGAGGAACAGCACGACGGCGTGTCGATCGCGGCCGTGATGCGCGGCAGCTTCCAGTATCGCACGCGCCAGGGTTCCGCCGTGTTGGTGCCCGGCGCGCTGCTGCTCGGCAATGCCGGCGCCTGTTATCAGTGCGGTCACGAGCATGCCGTGGGCGACCGCTGCCTCGCCTTTCACATGACGCCGCAATGTTACGAGGAAGCCGTGGCCGAAACCGCCGGCGCGCGCAGCATAACCTTGTCACGCGCGAGCCTGCCGCCGCTGCCGCAACTCGTCGCCGTGCTCGCCGATGCGCAAGCCGCACGCGACGACGGCGATGCCGAGGCGTTCGATGAACTCCGGATGCGCCTCACCGGCGCAGTGGCGAGCCTGCTCGCGCCGCCTTCCCGCCGCCGCGCGCCCAGCGCGCAGGACGAGCGCCGCATCACCTCCGCGCTACGTCATATCGAGAGGCATGCCGAGGACAAACTCGGCATCGCCGCGCTCGCCCGCTTGGCTGCGATGAGCCCCTATCATTTTCTGCGCACGTTCCGGCAGGTCGTTGGCGTCACGCCGCATCAGTTCATCCTGCGCACGAGGCTCTATCGCGCCGCATCGCGCCTGCGCTCCGGCGACGAACAGATCGCGTCCATCGCCTTCGATTGCGGCTTCAACGACCTGTCGACCTTCAACCGGCGCTTCCGCCGCGTGACCGGCGTCACGCCGGGCGATTATCGCATCGGCAAACGCACCGCCTAA
- a CDS encoding VOC family protein has protein sequence MFDHISLGVRDVARAKRFYDAALAPLGVKRQYDSETSLGYGRDAVGLWIGAADRPVPADLQSGLHFCFAAPTRASVDAFHAAALKAGGSDNGKPGVRKDYGDNYYAAFVIDPDGYRLEAYCGV, from the coding sequence ATGTTCGATCATATTTCACTTGGCGTTCGTGACGTCGCGCGCGCCAAACGCTTCTACGATGCGGCGCTCGCGCCGCTCGGCGTGAAACGACAGTATGACAGTGAGACGTCGCTCGGGTATGGGCGCGACGCGGTCGGCTTGTGGATTGGCGCAGCCGACCGGCCGGTGCCGGCCGATCTTCAGTCAGGGCTGCACTTTTGCTTTGCCGCGCCGACGCGCGCCAGCGTCGATGCCTTTCATGCCGCGGCGCTCAAAGCCGGTGGGAGTGACAACGGCAAACCGGGAGTGCGCAAGGATTACGGCGACAACTACTACGCCGCTTTTGTCATCGATCCCGACGGCTATCGGCTCGAGGCCTATTGCGGCGTGTGA
- a CDS encoding LysR family transcriptional regulator, which produces MDRLTSMAVFVKAVDLGSFSAAATALDLSGPMVGKHIRFLEERLGGRLLNRTTRRQHLTDFGRAYYERCRVVLAEADAADALAADQLGEPHGRLRVTMPVHFGRRCVAPVLLELARRHPRLELELSLSDRIADLAEGSFDLAIRTGHLADQSSVIARRVARQRMIVCASPAYLDAHGAPRSLDDVGAHQAIVYRRSGPVSAWLFPRENQPPREVRPLHRLRLDDLDAIADAASVGMGLAWLPSWLVRDRLQDGTLVELLADEPGYPYEVYALWLQTPHMPMKLRLAIDELTAALPKLTF; this is translated from the coding sequence ATGGACCGCCTTACCAGCATGGCCGTGTTCGTGAAAGCCGTCGATCTCGGCTCGTTCAGCGCCGCGGCGACGGCTCTCGACTTGTCCGGCCCCATGGTCGGCAAACACATCCGCTTTCTGGAGGAGCGCCTAGGCGGGCGCCTGCTCAACCGCACCACCCGGCGCCAGCACCTCACGGACTTCGGCCGCGCCTATTACGAACGCTGCCGTGTCGTGCTGGCGGAAGCCGACGCCGCCGACGCGCTCGCGGCCGATCAACTCGGCGAGCCACATGGCCGGCTCCGCGTAACGATGCCGGTGCATTTCGGCCGGCGCTGCGTGGCGCCCGTGCTGCTCGAACTGGCGCGGCGTCATCCACGGCTGGAGCTCGAGCTGTCGCTCAGCGACCGCATCGCCGATCTCGCCGAAGGCAGCTTCGATCTCGCCATCCGCACCGGCCATCTGGCGGATCAGTCCAGTGTCATCGCGCGACGCGTCGCGCGCCAGCGCATGATCGTCTGCGCTTCCCCCGCTTATCTCGACGCGCATGGCGCGCCGCGCTCGCTTGACGATGTCGGCGCTCACCAGGCGATCGTCTATCGCCGCAGCGGCCCCGTCTCGGCGTGGTTGTTTCCGCGCGAGAACCAGCCGCCGCGCGAAGTGCGGCCGCTCCACCGGCTGCGGCTGGACGATCTCGACGCCATCGCCGATGCCGCGAGCGTGGGCATGGGGCTTGCCTGGCTGCCGTCGTGGCTGGTGCGCGACCGCCTGCAAGACGGCACTTTGGTCGAACTGCTGGCTGACGAGCCCGGCTATCCTTACGAAGTCTATGCGCTGTGGCTGCAGACGCCGCACATGCCGATGAAGCTGCGCCTTGCCATCGACGAACTGACGGCGGCACTGCCCAAGCTCACCTTTTGA